The region CGGGTCGCCGAGCCGAGATCCGATATGCACCCTAAATACTTTTTACTCCACCGAGCTGCGGGGTTCAATCCGGGCGCCCGTCGTCCGGGCGCCCGTCGGCGGCGGAGCGGCCTCCGCGCGAGCCGCCGGGCCGCAGCCGCGTCAGCACCAGGAGCGCCGCCCCGGCCAGACAGCAGCCCCCGGCCGCCATCAGGGCCGCGTCGACGGCCGCGGCCGTGGCGGCGCCGTGTGCGTCGGCGGCGGGCCCGGACAGGGCCACCCCCAGCCCCGCCGCCGTGGTGATGACCGTCTTGGTCACCCCCGACGCCTCCCCGGCGCGCTCGGGCCGCACCACCGCCTGGGTGGCGATGAGCGTCAGGGTGCCCGCGACCCCGAGCGCGGCCCCGCACCCCGTGACCGCGACGAGGAAGACTGCCAGGGTCGGCGCCGCGGCGGCGACGCCCAGCGCCACCGCCCCCAACACCACGGCCCCGGCCATCGCCCGCACTGCGTCCGCCGTGCGGATCCGCCCCGCAACCGGCCCGGCCAGCGCCATCGCCGCCGCCGGGGCCAGGAAGGCCACCCCCGCGCCCGTCGCCGACAGCCGCCACGGCCCCTGCAACGCCAGGGGCACGACGAACAGGACGACCACGGTCGCGGCATTGGCCGCCGCCCCGGCCGCCGTGAGAGCCATAAAGCGCCGGTTGCCGAACAGGGCGAGATCCACCAGCGGACGCACCGCCGCCCGCTCATGCCGTACGAAGACGACCCCGAGCCCGATCGCCAGCGCCAGGGCCACCGCCGAGCGGCCCGAGGCCCAGCCCCACACCTGCCCCCGGTCGACCAGGACCGCGAGCGCCGCGAGCGCGCCGGTCGCCGTGACCAGCCCCGCCGCGTCCACGGACGCCGGTGCGGTGGTGTCCCGCGACTCCCCGGCCCGTGCCGCGCACACCACGGCGACCAGCGCGAGCGGCACGTTCAGCCAGCACACCGCCCGCCAGGACACCGCCTCGGTGAGCACCCCGCCGACGTACGGCCCGCACACCGTGGCCACGCCCCCGATCCCCAGCGCCCGGCCCATGACCCGCCCCCGCGCACCGGGCGGGCAGGCGTTCGTCAGCAGGGCGAGACCGGCCGGCATGGCCATCGCCCCGCCCGCGCCCTGCACCACCCGCGCGCCCACCAGCACCGGAAGCGACGGGGCCAGCGCACAGACCAGCGACGCCCCGCCGAACACCGCAAGCCCCGCCGTCAGCAACCGGCGGCGGCCGTACAGATCGCCCAGCCGCCCCGCGCCCGCCATCAGCGCGCCGGCCGCGAGCAGATACCCGCTCACCACCCACTGCAGGCCGCCTCCCGCCGCCCCCAGATCCCGCCCGATCCCGGGCAGGGCCAGGTTCAGCGCGAAAGCGTCCAGTTGGACGCAGAACACGGTCGCGGACACCGCCGCCAGCGCCCATCGCCCCGCGGACCCGCCACTTACCGCCGTCATCACACACTCCTCGGCACCCGAAAAGGACAGGTCGGATACCGGGGCTGAAAGGAGAGACGAGGGAACGGAAGGAAACGGGCGCGGCCACCCCGCCCGGGGAACGGCGATCGGTCAGCGGCGGGGCGCCAGCCGGTGCAGCTCCACGGCGGTCAGCCGCCCGGCCTCGATCGCGGCCGTCAGATACGTACAGTACGGCTGCCGGCGCCGGTCGGTGGGGGAGCCGGGGTTGAGCAGCCGCAGCGGCCCCTCGGCCGTGGAGTCCCACGGGATATGGCTGTGGCCGAACACCAGCACATCGAGGCCGGGGAACCGCTCGGCGCAGCGCCGCTCCCGCCCCCGCGCCGCTCCGGTCTCGTGCACCACGCCCAGCCGTACCCCCGCCAGCTCGGCCCGGGCCACCTCCGGCAGCCGCGCCCGCAGCTCGGGCCCGTCGTTGTTGCCGTACACCCCGATCAGCCGCCGCGATCGCTCCTGGAGCAGATCGAGGGTGGCGAGGTCGACCCAGTCGCCCGCGTGGACCACCACATCGGCGTCCGGCAGCCGCTCCAGCAACTCCCCGGGGAGCGCCTTGGCGCGCCGGGGGAGATGGGTGTCGGACATCAGCAGAAGACGCACACGGACGACCGTACCGCCGTGATGCCCTTGACGCGGGCATCGACGAAAAGAATAGTGTGCCAAGCGACTCGGTGTCGCGAGGCTCCAGGGGGTGGACATGGCGGCGCGGTCCCAGGCGCGGACGGCGAAGGAGACGGCGCAGGACCGCTATCCGCGGCCGGTGGTCTCGACGGCGGAGGCGGAGTGGATCTGGCGGCAGCTCTCGGTGCAGGCGATGGAGGACGGCGCGAAGCCGGAGACCGTACGGCTGGCCGTGGTGGTGGGCCTGGCGCGGGCCAGCGGCGCCCGGTACGGCGGACTGCTGCGCTGCAGACTGTCGGCGCTGGACCTCGACTCCGGATGGGTGACCATCGAGCACGGCAAGCATCGCGTCCCGCGCCGGCACGGCCTGGACCGCGGCACCGTGCTGGTGCTGCGGCGCTGGCTGCGGGTGCGGCAGGAGCTCTGCGCCGAGCTGGAGGGGTCGGTGCCGGACGCGCTGCTGCTGACGGTGCACCACACCCATGACAACGGGGTGACCGTGGTCGCCGGGCTGCCCATCACCCGGCAGGGGCTGGTGCTCTCCTGGCGCCGGTTCGTCCACCGTACGAACGCCCGGTACGCCGGTCGCCGCCCTCCGCTGCCCACCCGCTTCGAACAGGTCCGTCGGGTCTGGGACACCTGAGCCCGTTTCTCGCCGGTCCCCGCCGGGCCGCTGTCGGGCCGCTGTCGGGCCGTTTGCGCAACGTGACATTGTACGCTGGCACTCCGCGCCGACTCGACGTGCCATTCGGAGGGCCGAGATGGGTGAACTCAAGCATCGGAGCCTGGCCACCGTTCAGCACCGGCTGCGCGACCAGGTCGCCCATCAGCTCCGTGCGGCCCTGATAGCGGGTGAACTCCGGCCGGGCACGGTCTATTCGGCGCCCGGTCTGGCCGCGGACTTCGGGGTCTCGGCCACACCGGTGCGGGAGGCCATGCTCGACCTGGCTCGCGAGGGTCTGGTCGAGCCGGTGCGCAACAAGGGCTTCCGGATCACCGAGGTGAGCGACCGCGACCTCGACCAGTACACCGAGATCCGGGCGCTGATCGAGGTCCCGGTCGTCGGCAGGGTCACCCGCACCGCGACCCGCGCCCAGCTCGAGGCGCTCCGCCCGATCGCCCTGGAGATCGTCGAGGCGGCGACCGCCCACGACCTCGTCGGCTATCTGGAGGCCGACCGCCGCTTCCACCTCGAACTGCTGGGCCTCAGCGGCAATGACCGCCTCGTCGAGACCGTCGGCGACCTGCGCAAGCGCTCCCGCCTCTACGGCCTGACCTGGCTCGACGAACACGACCAGCTACTGCCGTCCGCCGAGGAGCATGTGGAACTGCTCGATGTGATGCTGGCCGGGGACGCCGAGGCGGCGGAGGCATGCATGGCCCGCCACCTCGGCCATGTCCGTTCCCTGTGGGCCGAGGGCCGCGAGGAGGCGGCACGACTGCTCTGACGGGGTGCCGCCCCGCCGGGCCCCTTGGACGGGAGCGGGCCCCCTTGGACGGGAGCGGGCCCCTTGGGCGTGAGCGCAGCGCGACCGTGGATCAGCCGGACGGGGAGGACAGCAGCCGGTCCATCCACTCCTCCACCGCATCGGCCGTGCGGGGCAGGGCCGTTGACATCAGGCGGGCGCCGTCGGCCGTGATCACCAGGTCGTCCTCGATGCGGACGCCGATCCCGCGCAGTTCGGCGGGCAGGGTCGTGTCGTCGGGCTGGAGGTAGAGGCCCGGTTCGACAGTGAGGACCTGGCCCTCCTCCATGACCCCGTCCAGGTACTGCTCCGCGCGGGCCCGGGCGCAGTCGTGGACGTCGAGCCCGAGCATATGGCCGGAGCTGCACAGGGTGTAGCGCCGGTGGAGGCCGCTCTCGGCGGTGAGTGCCTGTGCGGCGGGGATGCGCAGCACGCCCCAGTCGGCGAGGCCCTCGGCGAGCACGGTGGAACAGGCCCGGTGGAAGTCGCGGAAGCTCGCGCCGGGTTTGAGTGCGGCGATCCCCGCGTCCTGCGCGGCGAGCACCAGCTCGTAGACCCGGCGCTGGACGGGGGAGAAGCGCCCGGACAGCGGCAGGGTGCGGGTGAGGTCGGCCGTGTACAGCGTGTCGGTCTCCACGCCCGCGTCGAGCAGCAGCAGTTGTCGCGGGTCGAGCGGGCCGTCGTTGCGGGTCCAGTGCAGCACACAGGCGTGGGCGCCGGCGGCGGCGATGGTCTCGTAGCCGGTGCCGTTGCCCTCGGCGCGGGCGCGGAGCTGGAAGACGCCCTCGATCCAGCGTTCGCCGCGGGGGTGCCGCAGCGCCGACGGCAGGGCGCGGACGACATCCTCGAAGCCGGTGGTGGTGTGATCCACGGCCTGCTGGAGCTGGGCCACCTCCCATGGGTCCTTCACCAATCGCAACTCGCTGAGTACGGAGGCGAGTGCGGGATCGCGGGAGGCGTCCCTGCCGGGGCCGAGGCGGGCGAGGCCGGTCAGGTGGGCGCAGCGGACGCCGGTCAGCCGCTCGGCCTCGGCCAGGTCGGGGCGGCGGCCGACCCAGAACTCGCCGTACTTGCGGTCCCGGTAGAACTCCCCGCCCTCGTCGCGGGGTGACCGCGGCCGCAGGTACAGCACCGGCTCGCCGTCCGGCTCCAGGACCAGTACGTGACCGGGCTGGTCCTCGCCGGTCAGCCCGGTCAGCCAGGCGTACGCACTGTGCGGGCGGAAGCGGTGGTCGCAGTCGTTGGAGCGGACCTTCAGCTCGCCGGCCGGGATGAGCAGCCGATCGCCGGGGAAGCGGGCGGCGAGCCGGGCCCGGCGGCCGGTGAGCTGCTCGAAGCCGGGGACCCGGGAGTCATCGGGGGGCGGGGCGGGGGCCCAGCCGTCGGCCATCGAGCGGGCGAGGGCGTCCGATACGGGCAAGTCGTGGCTGCCGGTGTGGAGTTGGGCGGCACGCGCGGTCACGGACACCTCCGGTGAAGGAAATCTGGATGACCTTTTCCTGACGCCTTGTCAGTGCAATTTCACATTACTATGTTACAGGTCACACCTCGTGAAGTGAAGGCCATTGCCTCGGGCCCCCACTCACCCCCCACCGCCTCTTGGAGGTTCAGGTGTTACATTCGCGCTCCTCGCGCAGACTCCTGCTGGCCGCGACCCTCGTCGCCGCGCTCGTGATGCCGCTCGGGCAGGCCGCCGCGGCCGCGCCCAGGGACCTCGCGCCATCCGCCCAGCCGTGGCAGCCGAAGGCGGCACCGAAGCCCCCGCCCCGGCCCGCCGGCAACCGCTTCGACCACGCCCAACGTCTCGACACGACACCGGAGTTGAGCGCGCCTCCGGTCCCCGCGCCCCGCTCCGTCACCACCGACGGACGGATCCCCGGCCCGCTGTCCGGGCCGGCCACCCCGCACCACGACAAGAAGCCGGCCGTCGCCCCCTGCACCCTGGACGGCATCACCGGGCTGAACCCCGATCAGCTCGCCGACTTCCTCGCCGACCCCGCGGTCACCGCCGACGGCTGTCTGCGTGGCCTCGTCTGGAACTGGGACCCGCGGCTGGTCCCCGTCATGTCCGACGCACACGTCCAGACCGTGGCCCGGCGCATCGCCTCACTCGCCCCCGGCCACGACGGCGAGAACACCAGCCACCTGTACGAGATGTTCACGTACCTCCACGCGGTGGCCTACCACGACTTCTCGCACGACGAGATCGACACCACCGACGCACCCACCGTCAACGCGGTACGCGGCGCGGTCGACGCCTTCGGCGCCGCGGCCCGCACCTTCGACGCCACCCGGGCCAACGCCGACACCCTGCGCGAGGCCCTGATCGCCTGCAGCGGGCCCGGCGGGCGCCAGTACCAACTCGGCCTGGTCAAGAAGGTCCTGGCCACCATGGACCCGGAGCACACCGCCACCGACAAGGACCAGTCCTGGGGCAACGCCGCCCTCTCCGCGCTCTCGCTGAACTACCTGGGCGTCTACTCCGGCAACCAGGACAAGGAGTTCCAGGCCGCGGTCGCCGCCGACCCCGGCTACCGTGCCGCCTTCAAGGCGTTCGCCGACTACACCCACCTCAAGGACACCCCCAACGCCTGGGTGGTACGCGACGCCCTCCTCGAGTACGGCCGCTTCGGCGAGATCGACGCCCTCGAGCAGCAGACCATCACCGACCTGGGAGCCCTGCTGCCCGTCACCGTCCAGAACTTCGGCGAGGGCAGCGCACCCTGGGGCAAGGTCGTCTCCTGGCTCATCACCTTCGAGGCGTGCAAGCCCTATGGCGTGTGCAAGGAGGACATCGAGAAGCGGATCTTCCCGAACACGTACTCCTACGACAACGGCGGCATCAAGGTCCGCACCGCCCTCGACCGCGCCACCGTCGACCAGCTCTACTATGCGTCCAAGCAGGTCAGGGCCCAGTTCAACCGGGTGCTCGGCACCGAGGAGCCGCTCGCCGGCGACCCGAACGCCACCCTGGTCATCGTGCTGTACGCCTCACGCTCCGACTACGAGGTCTACCACCCGATGCTCACCGGCATGGGGACCGACAACGGCGGTGTCTACATCGAGCAGGGTGCGACCTTCTACACCTACCAGCGCCGGGTGCCCCAGGACTCCTCCCTCACCCTGGAAGAGCTCTTCCGGCACGAGTACACCCACTACCTCAACGGCCGGTTCGCCGTCCCCGGCTTCTTCGGCGAGGGCCCCTGGTACGAGGGGGACCGCACGACGGCCATGGACGAGGGCAGCGCCGAGTTCTTCGACGGCTCGACCCGTGACGACGGCATCCGCGTACGCCAGTCCCTGGTCCGCGACATCATCAGCGACACGCAGGGCGGCAGGCCCCGGATGACGATCAACGAGATGCTGCACGCGACCTACTCCGGCGACGGCTTCCGCTTCTACTCCTACGCGGGAACGTTCTTCGAGTTCCTGTGGCGCGACCACCCGGCGAAGCTCCAGGAGATGTACCGGTTCATCCGCGCCGACGACCCCGCCGCCTTCGACAACTGGCGCAACCAGCAGGGCGCGGACGTCAACCTCCAGCAGCAGTACAACACCTTCCTCGACCAGCAGATAGCCATCGTCGACGACCTGTACGTACCGGACACCACGTTCGTGCCCAACCAGGACCTGACGCTCACCGACGCCGCCGGGGCGCAGAGCGCCTTCTCCCGGGCCACCGGCAACCAGCCCGTCTGCAAGGACAATGGCGACGGCGAGCACGGACGGTTCGTCTGCACCGGCGAGATCACCGCGAACCTCAGCGACCCCGGCAGCCTCAACAAGGTCTTCACGGAGATGTCCGAGGCGGTCGACGCCAACCTGCTCGACCGTTCCAAGCCCGCCGCCGTCGACTTCAGCGATATGAACTGCAGCTTCGGCCGGCCCACCGTCACGGGCAACTCCGGTACCGCGGACTTCAGTTGCGAGGGACCGCTGCGGCGGTGACCCGACTTTCGGTACCGCGCATCCGCACCTGCCCGGTGCGGATGCGCGGGCCGATGTCCCGGCGGGCCAACCGCCGGAATCGTGCCGCCGGACGGCCCTCAGGCCGCGGGCGCCGCGGCCGCCGCGGTGACGGTGAACCGCGCCTGTGCGGTGGCGCCGTTCACGCGCACCGCGAGGGTGGCCGTTCCCGGGCGCAGCGCGGTCAGCTTGCCGGCTGCCGGGTCGTACGCCGCCACATCACGGCGCCCGGCATCGTCCGGGTCGCCGATGTGGACGCCTGGCGAGCCGGTCCAGTCCGCGCTCAGCGGGAAGCCGACCGGCACTCGGCGGGCATCGATCCCCTCGCCCTGGAAGACGGTCGCCGTGATGTCGGCGGCCTGCCCCGTGCGCAGGTCGTCCGGGGCGGTGACGGTGAGCCCGTCCACATGGGCGCGGGTCTGCACGGACACCCAGTCCGGGCCGCCCTGCCACGGTGCGTGGCGCACGGCCGCCTGGTCCCGGGCCGAGACGTGGTCCACGCCGACCATCGACCAGCCGGTGAAGCCGCCCTGGTTGGGCGGGGTGGCGGGGTTCTTGCCCGAGTTGCCGTTGATCAGGTACGGGATGCCGTCCACCCGTGAGGCGTGGAAGGTGCCGACATGGCTGCCGATGAAGCCCGCGCCCTTGCCCGTCGTACGGCGGAAGTCGGTCAGCCAGCCCTCCAGCAGCGCCGCCTCCTTGCGGTCGCCGAGCTGGCTGCCCTGCTGCGGGGTGGGGTCACGCGGCGGCACATGCTCGATCACCATCACCGAGCCGACATCGGGGTCCTTCGCGGCCGCGTCCAGTTGGGCGCGCAACTCCTTGATCTGGTCGAAGCCACCGGCGCGCAGCCCCAGCCGTGAGGTGTCCAGGGTGAGGAAGCGGGTGCCCCGGTGGTCGAACGCGCGGTGGGCGGGCCCGAATTCGCCTGTGAAGTTGTCGATGGAGCCGCCCATCACCTCATGGTTGCCGGGCACGTAGTACCAGGGCAGCTCATCGCCCAGCTCCTCCTTCAGCACGGTGCGGGCGAAGGACAGATCGGCGGGGGAGCCCTCGTCGACCAGGTCCCCGTTGATCACCAGGAAGTCGGGCTTGGCCGCCTTGATCTCCCGCAGGGTGCGGCGGGCCTGGGCGACGATCGGGCTGCCCGGATCGCGGGCCACGAACTGCGCGTCGGACATCACCGCGAACCGCCAGTCGCGTCCCCGCGCCTGCGCGGCGGTGGAGATCAGCGGATCGGGGCGCACGCTTTCGGTGGGCAGTGCGACGGAGGGCGGCACCCGCGCCGAGAGGTCGTCGATGACCACACTGCCGGTGTACTGGCGGGTGGCGGAGGTCTCGGCGAGGTAGAAGCGGTTGACCTTCAGCGGATACGCGACCCCGGCCGGGACCGCGAAGTCGACATGTCGCCATCCGGTCCAGGTCACATACGGTCCGCGGAGCAACTGGTCGGAGCCCGCCGCGTCCTTGAGGTGCAGAGTGGGCCACGCCCCCTTGCCATCGCCCTTGATCCACAGGCCGAAGGACTGCGGCTGCCCGTCCACCTCGATCTGCTGGGGCGGGGTGACATAGGCGGCGCGGGTGGCCGTGGACTGGGTGAAGTCGTAGTCCAGCTTCAGCCCGGTGCCGGTGTGGCCGTCGGGCGTGGCCTCCGCCGAACCGGAGGCGCGGGCCTGGCTGAAGGTCCAGCGATCGGCGTCGTCGAAGGACGCCTCCTGCCGCTCGGTCAGTCCGACGGTGATGGCGAGCACGGTGGTGGCGTCGCCGACGCGGACCTTGACCTGCCCCGCGGCCTGGTCGTGGCGCGCCTTGACGGTGAAGGTGCCCGTCCGGGGGTCCGGGGCGATGTCGAACAGCGCGTGGTCGTACGAGAGCCGCACATCGGACGGTTCGACGGGGGCGCTGGTGCCGTGCGCGTCCAGGCCGACGATGCCGAACCGTCCGGTGGCCTCGGCGTCGGCCAGGCCGACCAGCCGGCTGGTGGGCTGGATCCGGTCCAGCCGGTCCAGGACGGTGAGGCCGATGTCGCCGTGGGCGGCGCCGCGCCGGGCGGTGACGGTGGTGTCACCGCCGTGGCGGGCGGTGAAGGTGCCGTCGGCGCCGACCCGGCCGATGTGGGAATCAGCCGTCCGCCACTGCGGCGCGCCGTCGGCCGGGCCGTATGTCTCGTCGTAACCGGCGGCGGTGAGGCGGCGGGTGAGCCCGGGGAAGACCCGCTCGGGGTGGCCGCCCCGGACCGGGTCCGCGGTGGGCGCGGACGCGCGGTCCATCGCGGTGTCCACCCAGAAGCCCTTGAGCCGGCCGCTGCCGTCGGGCGCGGTCAGGGCCAGGCCGTTGGGGACGGTGCGCTCGGCGCCGTCGGACGGGCTGTTCTCCACCCGGGCGGTGTCGCTGCCGGGCTCGCGGGCGACGAGCGTGGAGGAGCCGCCGCCGTCGAGGTTGAGCGCGCTGTAGGCGCCCGCGTCCTTCATCATCAGGCCCAGCTCGGTGAGGGTGACCCCGCCGCTGTCGGCCTGCCGCCCGTCCACGGTGAGGATCTGCATGGTGCGGCCGTCGCGGGAGAAGCCGACCGCGGTGCGCGGCGCCGTGGTGTTGTTGCCCTCGCCGTCGTGGCCGACCGGCTTGCCGTCCACGACCAGCAGTTCCCGGCCGCTGAGGGCCGTGCGCGGCAGGTCGCCGTCGTCGGTGCGCGGCCGGTACTCCATCGACACCGCGTCGCCGACGGCCAGTGCGGACAGCTCGTCGGCCCCGGCGTCCCGGCCGAGCAGCACGGTCGCACCGGCCGGGATTTGGCCCTTGCCGGGCGCGGTGGCCGCCTTGGTGACCTTGCCGTCCACGACCGTGACCTCGGCGGTGCGCCGTGCGCCGTCCACGGTCTGGGCGCGGTCCGCCTCGCCCCATTGGGCGGTGTACGCCCCGATCCCGGCGGCCGGGACGTTGGCGGCGTTGAGCGCCGCGAGCGGATGGGGGCCGTCGGGGAGGGTCAGGGTGCCGTCGAAGTAGAGCTGGAGGACGCGGCCCGCGTCGGCCGGGCCGATGCCGACGGCCTGGGCGGGCCCGGCCGCGGAGGCGGAGTTGACGAGGCGGCCGTCGCCGACGGCATTGCCCTCGGGGGCGCCGGTCTGGTTGATGTCGAAGAAGTCACCGTTGATCGCCGCGACCGTGCGGCGCCCCGGCCCGGCGTCGTGCTCGGCGGCCAGTTGGGAGACAGCCCGCCGCTTGGCGACCTGGTCGGGGTGCAGATAGTCGACCTTGGTGCCGCCGGCCAGGTCCACCGACAGCGCGTCGACCCGCAGCCATTTGTCCGACTCCAGCCGGTCGTACGAGGTCAGCTTCACCCCCGGGGCGACCGGCCGCGAGGAGCGGGCGGTCTGCAGCCCGTCGCCGTCGGCCACGGACCGGGTGCCCGTCGCACCGCTGGCGGCGGGCGGCGCGACCGGCCGCAGCATCTCCGTGGAGACCCGCGGCAGGGGTTCGGGCGCCGGGGCGGGGGTGGTGTCGGCGGTGGCCTGGCCGGCGGCGCCCAGCACAAGGGCGGACACCGCGGCCAGGGCCGCCAGAGGTCTGGCGAACGCGACAGGAGGCACGGCAACTCCATGGGGCCAGGGGACTCGCGTGGTTCACACGCACAGCGCCCCAGCATCGCCCCGGAGTTGACCGGGCACCAGAAGGCGTCGGCGACGACACGGGAAACAAATGACCAAGTCGGCGCGGACCGTGACCACGCCGGCCCCCGTGGAGGGGGTCAGTCGCCGGTCACACCGTCGAGATAGACCCACTCGCCCTCGTGCCGTACGAAACGGCTGTTCTCGTGGAGCGAGCCCGCGCGGCCGCCCTCGGTGTAGTGGGCGCGGAACTCGACGGTGCCCGTGGTGTGGAACGCGCTGCCCTCGGTGGTGCCCAGGATCTCCAGGCGCACCCAGCGCACCCCCGGGTCGAGCCCGGCGCCGGGCGGCCGGGTGGTGGGGTGATGGCTGCGCAGCAGATACGCCTCGTCCCCGACGGCGAAGGCGCTGTAGCGCGAGCGCATCAGCGTCTCGGCGGTGGTCGCGCGGGCCTGGCCGCGGTGCAGCCGGCCGCAGCAGTCGTCGTAGGCCGCGGGCAGCCCGCAGGGGCAGGAGGCCGGGGTGGGGCGGGCCGGCTGCGGGCGTCGGGTGCGTCGGGACATGATCCCCATTTTGACTGCTCTCCCGCCTGAAGGCGGGAGATTCCTGGCTCAGGCCGCCTCCCGGACCGGCGGTCCGGGAGGTCTTATGCCCTCGGCACCAGCCGGGTTCGGACCAGCCCGGACGAGCATCACGTGGGCGGAGTTCTTGTCCCTGGGGGATAGGGCTCCGCAGGCGGTGCAGGTGTAGGTACGTTCCGAGAGAGGTAGTGCGTGCTTGGTTCTCGCTCCGCACCGCGCACAGTCCATGGTGGTGTGCGCAGGGTTCACCAGCCGGATATCCCGCTGGTGCTTGCGGCCCATCTCGATCAGGGCCGCCTTGGTGGCGCCGATGGCGGCGTCGGCCGCCTTGCGCGCCATCGACGTTTTGGCGAGGAACTTCGGGTGGAAGTCCTCCACCGCGACCGCGTCATGGTCGCGGACCACCTTCTTGGCCCATTTGCGGGCGGTGTCCTGCCGCTGCCGGGCGATCTTCTTGTGCAGCTTGGCCGCCTGCCGCTTGGCGGCGCGGTAGCCGTTCGACTGCGGCCTGCCTTTCGACGCGCGGCGGCGGGCCATCATGCGCTGGTAGCGGCCCAGCTTCGCCATGGCCTTTCCACCGTGTCCGGCGTAGGGGAGGTCGTGGGCGTCGGAGGTGGTGGTGGCGGTCTCGCGCACGCCCCAGTCCACGCCCAGCACGAGACCGGTTCCGGGAAGCGGCTCGACCTGAGCGGGAACGACGAACGACGCGTACCAATGGCCGAGGCTGTCCTGGTAGACACGCACGCTGGACGGGCCGGCGGGAAGCTCGCGCGACCACACGACCGTCACCACAATGCCGCCCGCGAGATGCAGGCGTCCGTCTTTCAGCCGGAAGCCGCGCCGGGTGTAGTTCAGCGTCGGGGCGGCGTCCCGCTGCTTCTTCCAGCCGGGCATCCCCGCCCGCCGGCGCACGGGGAGCCGGTCTTTGATGTCCTTCAGCGCCTTCGAGCGGGACCTGCAGAAGTCGCGGATGACCTGCTGCTGAGGAACCGAGGAGCCCTCCCTCAGCCAGGGGGTGATGCGGCGGGCTTCGGTCAGCATCTTGTCCAGCGCGGCCGGTCCGCACGTCTCCCCGCCCTGGTGGGCCTTCTTTGAACGGGCAACGCACTCGTTCCACACCCACCGGCACCGGCCCCACTCCGCCTCGAGCGCCGCGCGAGCGCTGGCAGATACACGAAGCCGGTAGGCCCATCGGGCATACCCAGCGGCCTCGCTTGTCTTCGCCGCCGCCGTCACAATCGCCAATCCAGCCGAGAGCTATGACAGTTGGGTTTCGGCCTGTGCGCCCTGCCCTGCCACCGTGCGCGGGAGGAGAGAGATCGAAATCGCCCCATCGGCGGTTCGGCTATCCTTGCCCGGCCTCGCAGGAGTCCGATTCCTTCCCGGCCTAAAGGCCGGGGCGTTCTCGGACGAACCAGGTGAAGGGGGCTCAGGCGGCGGACATCCGCAGCGGTTCGACACGCTGGATGACCAGGCCGTAGGTGAGGGCGCCGACCACGCACAGCGCGCCGGACAGCATCAGCGGTGCGACGAAGGAGTGGTGGAAGAAGCCCAGCAGCAGCCCGGTGGTGGTCGAGCCGAGGACCCCGGCCAGGTTGGAGGCGAAGTTCTGGATGCCGCCGAGCGAGGCGACATGGCGCGGGGTGGGTGCGACGTCGGCGGGCAGGCTGGCCACCGAGGCGGCGGAGAAGGCAAGGCTCGCGTAGCTGACGGACAGCAGTGTCAGGGCCCACATGGCGCTGGGGACGAGCACGGCGAAGGCGATGACCGAGGAGAAGAGCATGCCGCACACCAGACAGGTCTTGCGGGCCCGGGTCACCGACCAGCCGCGGCGCAGCAGCGTGTC is a window of Streptomyces violaceusniger Tu 4113 DNA encoding:
- a CDS encoding MFS transporter — translated: MTAVSGGSAGRWALAAVSATVFCVQLDAFALNLALPGIGRDLGAAGGGLQWVVSGYLLAAGALMAGAGRLGDLYGRRRLLTAGLAVFGGASLVCALAPSLPVLVGARVVQGAGGAMAMPAGLALLTNACPPGARGRVMGRALGIGGVATVCGPYVGGVLTEAVSWRAVCWLNVPLALVAVVCAARAGESRDTTAPASVDAAGLVTATGALAALAVLVDRGQVWGWASGRSAVALALAIGLGVVFVRHERAAVRPLVDLALFGNRRFMALTAAGAAANAATVVVLFVVPLALQGPWRLSATGAGVAFLAPAAAMALAGPVAGRIRTADAVRAMAGAVVLGAVALGVAAAAPTLAVFLVAVTGCGAALGVAGTLTLIATQAVVRPERAGEASGVTKTVITTAAGLGVALSGPAADAHGAATAAAVDAALMAAGGCCLAGAALLVLTRLRPGGSRGGRSAADGRPDDGRPD
- a CDS encoding metallophosphoesterase family protein, which produces MRLLLMSDTHLPRRAKALPGELLERLPDADVVVHAGDWVDLATLDLLQERSRRLIGVYGNNDGPELRARLPEVARAELAGVRLGVVHETGAARGRERRCAERFPGLDVLVFGHSHIPWDSTAEGPLRLLNPGSPTDRRRQPYCTYLTAAIEAGRLTAVELHRLAPRR
- a CDS encoding tyrosine-type recombinase/integrase — encoded protein: MAARSQARTAKETAQDRYPRPVVSTAEAEWIWRQLSVQAMEDGAKPETVRLAVVVGLARASGARYGGLLRCRLSALDLDSGWVTIEHGKHRVPRRHGLDRGTVLVLRRWLRVRQELCAELEGSVPDALLLTVHHTHDNGVTVVAGLPITRQGLVLSWRRFVHRTNARYAGRRPPLPTRFEQVRRVWDT
- a CDS encoding GntR family transcriptional regulator, producing MGELKHRSLATVQHRLRDQVAHQLRAALIAGELRPGTVYSAPGLAADFGVSATPVREAMLDLAREGLVEPVRNKGFRITEVSDRDLDQYTEIRALIEVPVVGRVTRTATRAQLEALRPIALEIVEAATAHDLVGYLEADRRFHLELLGLSGNDRLVETVGDLRKRSRLYGLTWLDEHDQLLPSAEEHVELLDVMLAGDAEAAEACMARHLGHVRSLWAEGREEAARLL
- a CDS encoding aminopeptidase P family protein, with the protein product MTARAAQLHTGSHDLPVSDALARSMADGWAPAPPPDDSRVPGFEQLTGRRARLAARFPGDRLLIPAGELKVRSNDCDHRFRPHSAYAWLTGLTGEDQPGHVLVLEPDGEPVLYLRPRSPRDEGGEFYRDRKYGEFWVGRRPDLAEAERLTGVRCAHLTGLARLGPGRDASRDPALASVLSELRLVKDPWEVAQLQQAVDHTTTGFEDVVRALPSALRHPRGERWIEGVFQLRARAEGNGTGYETIAAAGAHACVLHWTRNDGPLDPRQLLLLDAGVETDTLYTADLTRTLPLSGRFSPVQRRVYELVLAAQDAGIAALKPGASFRDFHRACSTVLAEGLADWGVLRIPAAQALTAESGLHRRYTLCSSGHMLGLDVHDCARARAEQYLDGVMEEGQVLTVEPGLYLQPDDTTLPAELRGIGVRIEDDLVITADGARLMSTALPRTADAVEEWMDRLLSSPSG
- a CDS encoding collagenase is translated as MLHSRSSRRLLLAATLVAALVMPLGQAAAAAPRDLAPSAQPWQPKAAPKPPPRPAGNRFDHAQRLDTTPELSAPPVPAPRSVTTDGRIPGPLSGPATPHHDKKPAVAPCTLDGITGLNPDQLADFLADPAVTADGCLRGLVWNWDPRLVPVMSDAHVQTVARRIASLAPGHDGENTSHLYEMFTYLHAVAYHDFSHDEIDTTDAPTVNAVRGAVDAFGAAARTFDATRANADTLREALIACSGPGGRQYQLGLVKKVLATMDPEHTATDKDQSWGNAALSALSLNYLGVYSGNQDKEFQAAVAADPGYRAAFKAFADYTHLKDTPNAWVVRDALLEYGRFGEIDALEQQTITDLGALLPVTVQNFGEGSAPWGKVVSWLITFEACKPYGVCKEDIEKRIFPNTYSYDNGGIKVRTALDRATVDQLYYASKQVRAQFNRVLGTEEPLAGDPNATLVIVLYASRSDYEVYHPMLTGMGTDNGGVYIEQGATFYTYQRRVPQDSSLTLEELFRHEYTHYLNGRFAVPGFFGEGPWYEGDRTTAMDEGSAEFFDGSTRDDGIRVRQSLVRDIISDTQGGRPRMTINEMLHATYSGDGFRFYSYAGTFFEFLWRDHPAKLQEMYRFIRADDPAAFDNWRNQQGADVNLQQQYNTFLDQQIAIVDDLYVPDTTFVPNQDLTLTDAAGAQSAFSRATGNQPVCKDNGDGEHGRFVCTGEITANLSDPGSLNKVFTEMSEAVDANLLDRSKPAAVDFSDMNCSFGRPTVTGNSGTADFSCEGPLRR